From one Pseudactinotalea sp. HY158 genomic stretch:
- a CDS encoding DUF4190 domain-containing protein, whose protein sequence is MTAPAAAGRDPNAYGRRGVWQPVDPRTYQSPWTAPAADPRQVFAGPGYTGPKVRVGPVAMTAFVFGLLSFPIAPLAIVAIVCGIVALGATRHGAPGRGYARGGLVLGVAAAGVWLTFFAMIAALAL, encoded by the coding sequence GTGACCGCCCCGGCCGCGGCGGGTCGCGATCCGAACGCGTACGGACGGCGCGGCGTGTGGCAGCCGGTCGACCCCCGCACGTATCAATCGCCGTGGACGGCGCCCGCGGCCGATCCGCGGCAGGTGTTCGCCGGCCCGGGCTATACCGGTCCGAAGGTCCGGGTCGGCCCCGTGGCCATGACGGCCTTCGTGTTCGGCCTGCTCTCCTTCCCGATCGCGCCGCTTGCGATCGTGGCGATCGTGTGCGGGATCGTGGCCCTCGGCGCCACCCGGCACGGGGCCCCCGGCCGCGGATACGCGCGCGGCGGCCTGGTCCTGGGGGTGGCGGCCGCCGGGGTCTGGCTCACCTTCTTCGCGATGATCGCAGCCCTCGCCCTGTGA
- a CDS encoding LytR C-terminal domain-containing protein has translation MTPPPAKPAARARALRRKHLQQRQTVIFGTIIAALLAIGLLAGAMWAEIIPNPVSVPIHDPSPTAPTALPMPCPPPETPPPAYADITVDVYNSTTTAGLGAQTGKSLTGVGLTVEEIGNAPDLYYGSALITVGPSGIPAAYALAALIPEAQVKVVDRESAVADITIGAAYQGLAKPEDITLDPDLPIPAPDGCSAVAVGQLPPDAPAEGSEES, from the coding sequence GTGACGCCACCGCCCGCCAAGCCCGCCGCACGCGCTCGCGCGCTTCGCCGCAAGCACCTGCAGCAGCGCCAGACCGTCATCTTCGGCACGATCATCGCCGCGCTGCTGGCCATCGGGCTCCTCGCGGGGGCCATGTGGGCCGAGATCATCCCCAACCCCGTCTCCGTGCCGATCCACGATCCGTCGCCGACCGCCCCGACCGCGTTGCCGATGCCGTGCCCACCGCCCGAGACTCCCCCGCCGGCCTACGCCGACATCACGGTCGACGTGTACAACTCGACCACGACCGCGGGCCTCGGCGCCCAGACCGGCAAGTCCCTCACCGGCGTGGGGCTCACCGTCGAGGAGATCGGCAACGCGCCCGACCTCTACTACGGGTCCGCGCTCATCACGGTCGGACCGTCCGGGATTCCCGCGGCGTATGCGCTCGCCGCGCTCATCCCCGAGGCCCAGGTCAAGGTGGTCGACCGGGAGAGTGCCGTCGCGGACATCACGATCGGCGCCGCCTATCAGGGCCTGGCCAAGCCGGAGGACATCACGCTCGACCCCGACCTGCCGATCCCGGCGCCCGACGGGTGCAGCGCCGTGGCGGTCGGGCAGCTCCCGCCCGACGCCCCGGCCGAGGGCTCGGAGGAGTCGTGA
- a CDS encoding ABC transporter ATP-binding protein produces the protein MTTLPPPGSEPARPPYPGGLPFPPGPPPALHLAGLAKAFGPKVAVYGLTLAIPAGACYGIVGPNGAGKTTSLSMATGLLQPDYGAAYVHGVDLWAEPERAKAMLGVLPDGMRLFDRLTGRELITYAGLLRGMAGDVARERTEQLLEVLDLTESASVLVADYSAGMRKKAALGCALVHAPRVVVLDEPFESVDPVSAAAIRALLEDFVAGGGTVVLSSHVMDLVQRMCSHVAVIAQGQLVAAGTLDEVRAGGDLETRFVQLVGGPAQQGGLEWLRPSSS, from the coding sequence ATGACTACGCTCCCTCCTCCCGGCTCCGAGCCGGCGCGCCCGCCGTACCCCGGTGGGCTACCGTTCCCACCCGGCCCGCCCCCGGCCCTCCACCTGGCCGGGCTCGCCAAGGCCTTCGGGCCGAAGGTCGCGGTCTACGGCCTCACCCTCGCGATCCCCGCCGGGGCCTGCTACGGGATCGTCGGCCCGAACGGCGCCGGCAAGACCACCTCGCTGTCGATGGCCACCGGGCTCCTCCAGCCCGACTACGGCGCCGCGTACGTCCACGGCGTCGACCTGTGGGCCGAGCCGGAGCGCGCCAAGGCCATGCTCGGGGTGCTCCCCGACGGCATGCGACTGTTCGACCGGCTCACCGGACGTGAACTCATCACCTATGCGGGCCTGCTGCGCGGGATGGCGGGCGACGTCGCCCGTGAGCGCACCGAGCAGCTCCTGGAGGTGCTCGACCTGACCGAGTCCGCGAGCGTCCTCGTGGCCGACTACTCGGCCGGGATGCGCAAGAAGGCCGCACTCGGGTGCGCGCTCGTGCACGCCCCACGGGTCGTCGTGCTGGACGAGCCCTTCGAGTCGGTCGACCCGGTCTCAGCCGCGGCGATCCGCGCCCTGCTCGAGGACTTCGTGGCCGGCGGCGGCACGGTCGTGCTCTCCAGCCACGTGATGGACCTCGTGCAGCGCATGTGCAGCCACGTCGCCGTGATCGCCCAGGGGCAGCTCGTCGCGGCCGGAACGCTCGATGAGGTCCGCGCCGGCGGCGACCTGGAGACCCGGTTCGTGCAACTCGTGGGCGGGCCCGCGCAGCAGGGAGGGCTCGAATGGTTGCGACCCTCCTCCAGCTGA
- a CDS encoding ABC transporter ATP-binding protein: MTAEGAVVEARDLVRHYPGPGDEEVTALDGVSLTVRLGELVAVMGPSGSGKSTLLHMLGGLDTPTSGTVTVTGTELSGASRAQRSRARRRRIGYVFQDLNLIPSLRAIENVSLPLDLDGVDPRETRKAALDALRAVNVGDLAERFPDALSGGQQQRVAIARALVGPRRLLLADEPTGALDSVTGEEVMNLVRDRVDAGAAGVIVTHDARLAAWADRTLYLEDGGVVTTSAPGEPESLLEGV; this comes from the coding sequence ATGACGGCGGAAGGCGCCGTCGTCGAGGCACGGGACCTGGTGCGACACTACCCGGGCCCCGGGGACGAGGAGGTGACGGCGCTGGACGGTGTCTCGCTCACCGTTCGCCTGGGCGAACTGGTTGCCGTGATGGGACCGTCGGGGTCCGGCAAATCGACTCTGCTGCATATGCTCGGGGGGCTGGACACGCCGACGTCGGGCACGGTCACTGTGACGGGAACCGAGTTGAGCGGCGCGAGCCGCGCCCAACGCTCCCGAGCGCGGCGACGGCGAATCGGGTACGTCTTTCAGGATCTCAACCTCATCCCGTCGTTGCGAGCGATCGAGAACGTCTCCCTGCCTCTGGATCTCGATGGCGTCGACCCTCGCGAAACGCGCAAGGCAGCCTTGGATGCGCTGCGAGCGGTGAACGTCGGTGACCTGGCCGAGCGGTTCCCGGACGCGCTGTCGGGCGGACAGCAGCAGCGCGTGGCGATCGCCCGAGCGCTCGTGGGCCCACGTCGGCTGCTGCTGGCCGACGAGCCGACCGGGGCCCTCGACTCGGTGACCGGCGAGGAGGTTATGAACCTCGTCCGCGACCGCGTCGACGCGGGGGCCGCGGGAGTGATCGTCACCCACGACGCCCGGCTCGCGGCCTGGGCCGACCGGACGCTCTACCTCGAGGATGGCGGCGTCGTCACGACCAGCGCGCCCGGTGAGCCCGAGTCGCTGCTGGAGGGCGTGTGA
- a CDS encoding type II toxin-antitoxin system VapB family antitoxin, whose protein sequence is MIFKAVGTDRPYPDHGYDTPRAWSQIPPRMVRLDELITTRSTLDLRTLLAEDSTFYGDLFAHVVSYRGDLYLEDGLHRALRAALAQRGVIHARVVEAGVDT, encoded by the coding sequence GTGATCTTCAAGGCAGTCGGCACCGACCGGCCGTACCCCGACCATGGCTACGACACCCCGCGCGCCTGGTCACAGATCCCGCCGCGCATGGTCCGACTCGACGAGCTCATCACCACCCGGTCCACCCTCGACCTGCGCACCCTGCTCGCCGAGGACTCGACCTTCTACGGGGACCTGTTCGCCCACGTCGTCTCCTACCGGGGTGACCTCTACCTCGAGGACGGGCTCCACCGTGCCCTGCGCGCGGCGCTCGCCCAGCGGGGCGTGATCCACGCCCGGGTCGTGGAAGCAGGAGTGGACACGTGA
- a CDS encoding DUF2264 domain-containing protein, with protein MGTAAAPLLATRADLAGYADGLLTAVRPHASDGHGLITLPGRPGGSGTWVDGLEGFARTFLLAGFRLAGESGADPHGFAEWYARGLAAGVDPSAADRWPRPSEAPQAKVEAASIALVLDLTRPWIWDALDAVTRERLVDYLGEVVGDDGFPRNNWLWFRVVTETFLRGVGGPHDLADIEADLARHDSYYEAGGWYRDGEMRAYDHYAGWAMHLYPALWARMAGAGDLAPSRRARDRSRLEEYLTDAVGLVGADGSPLVQGRSLVYRFGAAAPFWAGAIAGAESVSLGRLRRAAFGIVNHFRAHGVPNARGLLDLGWYRQWRPMAQWYSGPGSPYWASKGLAGLLLPADHALWSSPAEPLPHEDGDTVRAIVAPGWAVSATGADGIVRIANHGTDYAAEGLAEGDDPLYARLGYSTATAPLGHPEARIAPLDQAVAIVDGAGARSHRCGMRLLRREIADDAAGPGGCVALAASRARDHWMEAPADQFRGSNGGVQGPASRAGTTTVISVLRGAWEVRLIHLHEAAAETTIEAGGWPLADDAGVTVAEGSGRIDLETSAGLRARLLTLSGFTEQRTEHPDEASPLGAHAAVGVLGAPARPGWYALALALTRASLAADPRLDLGDAEARIAWPDGATTTLDLAEFTGPTGPTGAAR; from the coding sequence ATGGGTACCGCCGCCGCACCGCTCCTTGCCACCCGGGCCGATCTGGCGGGCTACGCCGACGGCCTCCTCACCGCGGTGCGGCCGCACGCCTCCGACGGGCACGGGCTCATCACGCTGCCGGGCCGCCCGGGCGGGTCCGGCACGTGGGTCGACGGCCTCGAGGGCTTCGCGCGCACCTTCCTGCTCGCGGGCTTCCGGCTCGCGGGCGAGTCCGGCGCGGATCCGCACGGGTTCGCCGAGTGGTACGCCCGCGGGCTCGCGGCCGGGGTCGACCCCTCGGCGGCCGACCGCTGGCCCCGTCCGAGCGAGGCGCCGCAGGCGAAGGTCGAGGCGGCCTCGATCGCCCTCGTGCTCGACCTGACCCGCCCGTGGATCTGGGACGCGCTCGACGCGGTGACCCGGGAGCGGCTCGTGGACTATCTCGGGGAGGTCGTCGGCGACGACGGCTTCCCGCGGAACAACTGGCTGTGGTTCCGGGTCGTCACCGAGACGTTCCTGCGCGGCGTCGGCGGACCGCACGACCTTGCCGACATCGAGGCCGACCTCGCCCGCCACGACTCCTACTACGAGGCCGGCGGCTGGTACCGCGACGGCGAGATGCGCGCCTACGACCACTACGCCGGGTGGGCGATGCACCTGTACCCCGCGCTCTGGGCGCGCATGGCCGGGGCGGGCGACCTGGCGCCGTCCCGACGCGCGCGCGACCGCTCTCGGCTGGAGGAGTACCTGACCGACGCGGTCGGGCTCGTCGGCGCCGACGGCTCCCCGCTCGTGCAGGGGCGCAGCCTCGTGTACCGGTTCGGTGCCGCCGCCCCGTTCTGGGCGGGCGCGATCGCCGGCGCAGAGTCCGTCTCGCTCGGCCGGCTCCGGCGCGCGGCCTTCGGAATCGTCAACCACTTCCGCGCCCACGGCGTACCGAATGCGCGCGGCCTGCTCGACCTCGGGTGGTATCGGCAGTGGCGGCCGATGGCGCAGTGGTACTCCGGCCCGGGCTCGCCGTACTGGGCGAGCAAGGGCCTGGCCGGGCTCCTGCTCCCCGCCGATCACGCGCTCTGGTCGAGCCCGGCCGAGCCGCTTCCGCACGAGGACGGCGACACGGTGCGCGCGATCGTCGCGCCCGGGTGGGCCGTCTCCGCGACGGGCGCCGACGGCATCGTGCGCATCGCGAATCACGGCACCGACTACGCCGCCGAGGGCCTGGCGGAGGGGGACGACCCGCTCTACGCCCGACTCGGCTATTCGACCGCGACCGCCCCGCTGGGCCACCCCGAGGCGCGGATCGCCCCGCTCGACCAGGCCGTCGCGATCGTCGATGGGGCGGGGGCGCGCAGCCACCGCTGCGGCATGCGGCTCCTGCGCCGCGAGATCGCGGACGACGCCGCCGGCCCGGGCGGATGCGTCGCCCTGGCGGCCTCCCGTGCGCGGGACCACTGGATGGAGGCGCCCGCCGACCAGTTCCGCGGCAGCAACGGCGGGGTCCAGGGACCGGCGAGCCGGGCCGGCACCACGACGGTGATCTCGGTGCTGCGCGGAGCGTGGGAGGTGCGGCTCATCCACCTGCACGAGGCTGCGGCGGAGACGACGATCGAGGCCGGCGGGTGGCCGCTGGCCGACGATGCCGGCGTGACCGTGGCCGAGGGGTCCGGACGGATCGACCTCGAGACGAGCGCGGGCCTGCGGGCCCGGCTCCTCACCCTGAGCGGCTTCACGGAGCAACGAACCGAACACCCCGACGAGGCCTCTCCGCTCGGCGCCCATGCCGCCGTCGGCGTGCTCGGCGCGCCGGCCCGGCCCGGCTGGTACGCCCTCGCCCTCGCGCTCACCCGGGCGTCACTGGCCGCGGACCCCCGCCTCGACCTCGGCGACGCCGAGGCGCGCATCGCGTGGCCCGACGGCGCCACCACCACCCTCGACCTCGCCGAGTTCACCGGCCCCACCGGCCCCACCGGAGCCGCCCGCTGA
- a CDS encoding exo-beta-N-acetylmuramidase NamZ domain-containing protein codes for MPRRVLTRAGGIVGIGAAAALVLSTAAGAMPAGPTPQALAPMAAQAPTLELGIEALFDDPAELALLEGKKVGLITNPTGVDHDLTHSMDLLIAGEDEGGYELTALYAPEHGILGGAPAGAGVESYVDERTGLTVWSLYGATQRPTAEMLADVDVLLFDIQDIGARFYTYIWTMYYAMDAAAEFDKGFIVLDRPNPLGDRMDGPILDEALSSFVGLKAIPMQHGLTVGELASYFNGEFLDDPVEDFHVVTMDGYDPDDFTSGYGLPWVLPSPNIPTIETAWAYAGMGLIESLNASEGRGTTTPFLWTGHPSIDEVGAYDLAADLNSRGLEGVTFRPMFANPTTSKQAGKLSGGVNLHITDPEAYSPVRTGLHVVSAMYHLDGIDWREGTIYPSQSCETEADTCWIDRLTGDKSVRMQIEAGIDPDVIIAGWQDDLAAFDASAEPYRLYAADEPEPTEEPTDDAAGAGDDGAADGAADGAEADGSSDGAGAGAGADGSDAQGAAGADGADGTDGTDAGADGDADGAQAGADAGASDGADGADGADGADGADGADGADAADGAQAAAGAGTDGADDAGAGAAAAGDRLPVTGATVTVGVVLALLLSAGGVLLVRRRQHS; via the coding sequence ATGCCCAGACGGGTCTTGACACGCGCGGGGGGAATCGTCGGCATCGGTGCCGCCGCCGCGCTGGTTCTCAGCACGGCGGCCGGAGCCATGCCGGCCGGCCCCACGCCCCAGGCGCTCGCCCCGATGGCGGCCCAGGCCCCGACCCTCGAGCTCGGTATCGAGGCGCTCTTCGACGACCCGGCCGAGCTCGCGCTGCTCGAGGGCAAGAAGGTCGGGCTCATCACCAACCCGACCGGGGTCGATCACGACCTCACGCACTCGATGGACCTGCTCATTGCGGGCGAGGACGAGGGAGGCTACGAACTCACGGCGCTCTACGCGCCCGAGCACGGCATCCTCGGGGGTGCCCCGGCGGGCGCCGGCGTGGAGAGCTACGTCGACGAACGCACCGGGCTGACCGTGTGGTCGCTCTACGGCGCCACGCAGCGGCCGACCGCGGAGATGCTCGCCGACGTCGACGTGCTGCTCTTCGACATCCAGGACATCGGCGCCCGCTTCTACACCTATATCTGGACGATGTACTACGCGATGGACGCCGCCGCCGAGTTCGACAAGGGCTTCATCGTGCTCGACCGGCCCAACCCGCTCGGCGACCGGATGGACGGCCCGATCCTCGACGAGGCGCTCTCCTCGTTCGTCGGGCTCAAGGCGATCCCGATGCAGCACGGCCTCACCGTCGGCGAGCTCGCCTCCTACTTCAACGGCGAATTCCTCGACGATCCGGTCGAGGACTTCCACGTCGTGACCATGGACGGGTACGACCCCGACGACTTCACGAGCGGCTACGGCCTGCCCTGGGTGCTCCCCTCCCCGAACATCCCCACGATCGAGACGGCGTGGGCGTACGCGGGCATGGGCCTGATCGAGTCCCTCAACGCCTCCGAGGGGCGCGGGACCACGACCCCGTTCCTGTGGACGGGACACCCCTCGATCGACGAGGTGGGCGCGTACGACCTGGCCGCGGACCTCAACTCCCGCGGGCTCGAGGGCGTGACCTTCCGGCCGATGTTCGCCAACCCGACCACCTCCAAGCAGGCCGGCAAGCTGAGCGGCGGCGTCAACCTGCACATCACCGACCCCGAGGCCTACAGTCCCGTGCGCACGGGACTGCACGTGGTCTCGGCGATGTACCACCTCGACGGCATCGACTGGCGCGAGGGCACGATCTACCCGAGCCAGTCGTGTGAGACGGAGGCCGACACCTGCTGGATCGACCGCCTCACCGGCGACAAGAGCGTGCGGATGCAGATCGAGGCCGGGATCGACCCGGACGTGATCATCGCCGGCTGGCAGGACGACCTGGCCGCATTCGACGCGAGCGCCGAGCCCTACCGCCTCTATGCAGCCGACGAGCCGGAGCCGACCGAGGAGCCCACGGACGACGCAGCGGGCGCCGGCGACGACGGGGCAGCCGACGGGGCAGCCGACGGGGCCGAAGCAGACGGATCCTCCGATGGCGCGGGCGCGGGCGCGGGCGCGGACGGTTCGGACGCCCAGGGTGCTGCCGGTGCCGATGGTGCCGACGGGACCGACGGGACCGACGCAGGCGCGGACGGAGATGCCGACGGGGCGCAGGCCGGCGCCGACGCGGGCGCCTCGGACGGTGCCGACGGGGCCGACGGGGCCGATGGAGCAGATGGAGCAGATGGAGCAGACGGGGCCGACGCAGCCGATGGTGCACAGGCCGCGGCCGGGGCGGGGACCGATGGAGCGGACGACGCGGGTGCCGGGGCCGCCGCCGCCGGCGACCGGCTCCCGGTCACCGGCGCCACGGTGACCGTCGGGGTCGTGCTCGCGCTGCTGCTGAGCGCCGGTGGCGTGCTGCTGGTCCGGCGCCGTCAGCACTCCTGA
- a CDS encoding transporter produces the protein MVATLLQLRARMLVNSLKRETWRLVLTLLGVAYGLGVVALLAVAAFLLRDAAPEAKALGVLAGGIVLTAGSAIVPLLAFGVDDSLDPARFALFTTASTRLAVGLALAGAISLPAIFIGLGSLVVTILWSTSILTAVAWLVSGAIGLATCLLLARVTTTAAATWLRSRRGRDALAVISLVVFFTVVLVPTLGDRLDWGGAVRALEPAAGILAWSPFGAAWAVAGAIATGSVGTALAHLVVALAWAGLLLWAWRRLLGPAMVARAEAAAHRRRSMTGGYTLPERLSDAFRLPPPAAAVAARCLRYWRSDPRYVSIAVGSMFIPVMIVFLAEVGQAGDVAVMAPILFALFAAWSVHDDTAHDSTALWMHVSAGISGVHDRMGRAIAALAWLVPAGIALTVTACALTGRWESLPAVLGATLGILLAGLAVSMCASGLLVYPAQPPGASPFSTNGMGSVGLTLLAQTVTGIATLALSLPVIVTTLLGFFVAPGWGWVTLALGIGGGIGTLAAGVRLGGRFLDARGARHLQVIRGWAGH, from the coding sequence ATGGTTGCGACCCTCCTCCAGCTGAGGGCCCGGATGCTCGTCAACTCCCTCAAGCGGGAGACGTGGCGACTCGTGCTCACCCTCCTCGGGGTCGCGTACGGTCTCGGGGTCGTGGCCCTGCTGGCCGTCGCGGCGTTCCTCCTGCGCGATGCCGCCCCGGAGGCGAAGGCCCTCGGCGTGCTGGCCGGCGGGATCGTGCTCACCGCCGGTTCGGCGATCGTGCCGCTCCTCGCGTTCGGCGTCGACGACTCCCTCGACCCGGCCCGCTTCGCCCTGTTCACCACGGCGAGCACCCGCCTCGCGGTCGGGCTCGCGCTCGCCGGCGCGATCTCGCTGCCGGCGATCTTCATCGGCCTCGGCTCGCTCGTCGTGACCATTCTGTGGAGCACGAGCATCCTCACCGCGGTCGCCTGGCTCGTGTCCGGCGCGATCGGCCTGGCCACCTGCCTGCTGCTCGCGCGGGTGACCACGACCGCGGCCGCGACCTGGCTGCGCAGCCGGCGTGGCCGCGACGCCTTGGCGGTGATCTCGCTCGTCGTGTTCTTCACCGTGGTGCTCGTGCCGACGCTCGGTGACCGCCTCGACTGGGGCGGTGCCGTCCGGGCGCTCGAACCGGCCGCGGGGATCCTCGCGTGGAGCCCGTTCGGTGCCGCCTGGGCCGTGGCCGGCGCGATCGCCACCGGCAGCGTGGGGACGGCGCTCGCCCACCTGGTCGTGGCCCTCGCCTGGGCCGGGCTGCTGCTGTGGGCGTGGCGGCGGCTGCTCGGTCCGGCCATGGTCGCCCGGGCCGAGGCCGCGGCCCACCGGCGGCGCTCCATGACCGGCGGCTACACCCTCCCGGAACGGTTGAGTGACGCGTTCCGCCTGCCGCCGCCCGCCGCGGCGGTGGCGGCCCGGTGCCTGCGCTACTGGCGCTCGGACCCGCGCTACGTGAGCATCGCGGTGGGGAGCATGTTCATCCCCGTCATGATCGTGTTCCTCGCCGAAGTCGGCCAGGCGGGTGACGTGGCGGTCATGGCCCCGATCCTCTTCGCGCTGTTCGCCGCCTGGAGTGTGCACGACGACACCGCCCACGACTCCACGGCCCTGTGGATGCACGTCTCGGCCGGGATCTCCGGCGTGCACGACCGGATGGGGCGGGCGATCGCGGCGCTGGCCTGGCTCGTGCCGGCCGGAATCGCGCTGACCGTCACCGCCTGCGCGCTCACGGGCCGGTGGGAGTCCCTCCCCGCCGTGCTCGGTGCGACGCTCGGCATCCTCCTCGCGGGGCTGGCGGTGTCGATGTGCGCCTCCGGATTGCTCGTCTACCCCGCCCAGCCCCCGGGGGCGAGCCCGTTCTCCACGAACGGGATGGGTTCGGTCGGGCTCACGCTGCTCGCCCAGACGGTCACGGGAATCGCGACGCTGGCCCTCTCCCTGCCGGTCATCGTGACCACGCTCCTCGGCTTCTTCGTCGCGCCCGGCTGGGGGTGGGTCACGCTTGCGCTCGGAATCGGCGGCGGGATCGGGACCCTCGCCGCCGGGGTGCGCCTCGGTGGCCGGTTCCTCGATGCCCGCGGCGCGCGCCATCTGCAGGTGATCCGGGGCTGGGCGGGCCACTGA
- a CDS encoding glutamine amidotransferase, with protein sequence MKPFLLITTRPERELAAAELASFHRHGRLAPGQIVQVLPHYDPLPDWDLSDYSGVMLGGSPYDFSEPHKDATQRAIEARLSSLIDLVLATGVPFFGACYGIGTLGVHQGGVIGREYGEAAQAVEITLTEAGRADPLLAELPERFPAFVGHKEALTVAPPTATILASSAGCPVQMFRIGEHAYATQFHPELDLAAFAQRIRRYDGHGYFPPGGAEDLIAEVSRVDVSPVHRILAAFTRRYART encoded by the coding sequence ATGAAGCCCTTCCTGCTCATCACCACCCGCCCGGAGCGGGAGTTGGCCGCGGCCGAGCTCGCCTCCTTCCACCGGCACGGCCGGCTGGCGCCGGGGCAGATCGTGCAGGTGCTGCCCCACTACGACCCGCTCCCCGACTGGGACCTGTCCGACTATTCCGGGGTCATGCTCGGCGGCAGCCCCTACGACTTCAGCGAGCCGCACAAGGATGCGACCCAGCGCGCCATCGAGGCCCGGCTCAGCAGCCTGATCGACCTGGTCCTGGCCACCGGCGTGCCCTTCTTCGGCGCGTGCTACGGCATCGGCACGCTCGGGGTGCACCAGGGCGGGGTCATCGGTCGCGAGTACGGGGAGGCGGCCCAGGCCGTGGAGATCACCCTGACGGAGGCGGGCAGGGCCGATCCGCTGCTGGCCGAGCTGCCCGAGCGCTTTCCCGCGTTCGTCGGCCACAAGGAGGCGCTCACCGTGGCGCCGCCCACGGCCACGATCCTCGCCTCCTCCGCGGGCTGCCCGGTGCAGATGTTCCGGATCGGCGAGCACGCCTACGCCACCCAGTTCCACCCCGAGCTCGACCTGGCGGCCTTCGCCCAGCGCATCCGCCGCTACGACGGGCACGGCTACTTCCCACCCGGCGGTGCGGAGGACCTCATCGCCGAGGTCTCCCGGGTCGACGTCTCCCCGGTGCATCGGATCCTCGCGGCGTTCACGCGCCGCTACGCCCGCACCTGA
- a CDS encoding PadR family transcriptional regulator, translating to MSVRDGLLATLSARPMHAYELRGEFERRTTSAWPLNMGQVTVTLGSLVKTGLAEPEPESDAPVRYRITEAGSAHVRSWWLEAADRATPAREEVGIKLALAVGDPSVDVAEVVANQRAATLGAMHDLTRLKRAATEPEDLGWRITLDRMIFAADAEVRWLDHVREQVARTGIRAGATGATTAGEPGPALAVDAHPETEESLR from the coding sequence ATGTCCGTTCGTGATGGCCTGCTGGCGACTCTGAGTGCACGACCGATGCATGCCTATGAACTACGGGGCGAGTTCGAGCGACGCACCACCTCGGCCTGGCCGCTCAACATGGGTCAGGTCACCGTCACCCTGGGCAGCCTGGTGAAGACGGGTCTCGCCGAGCCGGAGCCCGAGAGCGATGCCCCGGTGCGCTACCGCATCACCGAGGCCGGCAGTGCGCACGTGCGGTCGTGGTGGCTCGAGGCCGCCGACCGCGCCACGCCCGCCCGGGAGGAGGTGGGCATCAAGCTCGCGCTCGCCGTCGGTGATCCGAGCGTCGACGTTGCGGAGGTGGTCGCGAACCAGCGCGCTGCCACTTTGGGCGCGATGCACGATCTCACGAGGCTCAAGCGCGCTGCGACCGAACCCGAGGACCTGGGCTGGCGGATCACTCTCGACCGGATGATCTTCGCGGCGGACGCCGAAGTCCGGTGGCTCGACCACGTGCGCGAACAGGTTGCGCGCACAGGGATTCGCGCTGGCGCGACGGGTGCGACGACAGCCGGCGAACCTGGCCCCGCCCTCGCCGTCGATGCCCACCCCGAGACCGAGGAGAGCCTCCGATGA